The Posidoniimonas polymericola genome includes the window GCTGATGCATATCGGTCAGGTGGTGCTGCTGCGGCGGCTCATGGGGCACCAGCCACGCCGCTGACCGCCGCCCGGTTGAGCTTCGCACTGATCCGCTGCTGAAGTTCCTGCAGCACAGCGTGGTGCGACAGCGCGGTCTGGTTGTCGACGCGGTGCAGCTGGTTCTCGAGCGGCAGCGCGACGCCGTCGCCGCGGAATACCGAGCCGCCCGGTGTCGAGCCCAGCGGGGCGACGCCAATCTGCACCGCGGCCGCGACGCTGGCCTTGGCTTCGTTGGTGAGCACGACCATGGGTGTCAGGTCGAGTTGCTCGCGGGCCTCCTGCGGTAACTGCTTCAGGCCCTCGTCGGCAACCACTAGCACGGCGTCGACCTCGCCACCAGAAAGCAGCACATCTGTGTTGAACTCGCCCGGACCGTACTCGGGCCGGCCCGACGAGAACGAGACCGCCATCGGGAAACCGGTCTGCCAGGTCAGCACGCTGCTTGCGCCGGCGGCGTTGCCCGCGGCCGGAAGCGACGCGGTCACCACCCGAGTCTGGTCTTGCACTTGCTGGGCGAGCTGCGTGAGCTCGATCAACTCCGCGGGTCCGCCTGCGGTAAGGGCCTCATCGTAGAACACCGCGGCGTGCTTGGCCCCGCGTATCCAACCCGCAAGCTCTGCCAACTCGTTAGCGGGGAAGCCCGCCTCGGCTGGCCTCAGTTGCTTCTCGGTCAGCGCGGCCCGCAGCCTCGCGAGCGCCTCGATACCCTGAGCCGCCGTCAATGGGATCGTGTGGTCGGCGTGTTTGGTGGTCTCGCTCTGTGGGCAGCCGACACACACCACGCGGCGGTCGGCCCTGCCCCGCGGCAGCCAGCAGCTCTTGGGTTCGACGCTGTATCGCTGGAGGTGTCGCGGGTGCGTCGCGGCGGGGTCGCAACGCCAGAAGATTACCAGGTCGGCCCGCTGGGCGATCTCGCCCCACGACGCCTCGACCGCTCCGATCGACTGCTGCGTTTCGATTGCCGCCCGCTCGCCTGGAGTGCAGGTTCCATCGATGCAGCCGCCAAGCAGCTCGGCGATCGCTACCGCTACCCGCTGCGCGTTTACCTCGGCGCCGCTCAGGCCGCATACAAGCGGCGCCCGGGCCGCCGACAGCAGCTCGGCAGCGCGGTCGAGCGCCGCGTCGAGCGTAACCGGCTGCCCGTCGATCAGGCACGGGGCGGGCCGCCACGACGCGACCTCGGCCAACCACTTTTCCCCCAAGGAACACGCCGGCCGCACCACCGGCGGCCGCCCTGCCGACAGGTCCACCCGCAGGTCGTCGCACAGGCAGCCGCAGCCGCAGCAGACCAGGTCGCGGATCGTTGTGGGGTTTGCCATCCTGGCCTCGTTGATCGCTGCGGTCGAGTCGGCTACGCGTCGGCAGGCTTGTCGGCCTCCGCTGGCTCTTGCTCTTCGGCGGGTTTGTCGGCGGGATCGTCTGTTCCGGCGGGCTTGTCCAGCGCCTCGAGCTCCTTCTTCAGCTCGGCTTCCCGCGTCGTCGAGGCCTCGAGCTGCTGCTTGGCGTCGGCGAGCTGGGTCTCGAGCGTCTTGGCCTGCTCGGTAGCCTCGTTCTTACGGGCGGCGACCTGCTCGAGCTCGGCCTTGAGCCGGTCGCGGACGACGCCGGGGTGGTCCCAGCCGAGGTTGATCTCGAGCGTAGAGTTCTCGGCCATCAACTGCTTGGCCGCCTCGTAGCTGACGGGTGCCTGCCAGACGTAGAGCCGCTGCAGGGCCGGCAGCTTGCCGACCTTGGCTAGTGTGGCGTCGGTGACCTCGGTCCCGTACAGGTTGAGGTACTCGAGCCGCTGGAGCGAGGCCAGCGCGTCGGCCGACGCGTCGGTCACCGCGGTCTTTTCCAGATGCAGCCTTGTCAGGTTCTGGCAGGCCGCCAGCTTCGCGACGCCGGCGTCGGTCACGGCGGTCCCACCGAGGCTGAGCCAAGCGACGTTCGGCGCGATCGCCACGATGGCGTCGAGCGACTCGTCGGTCACCTGCTGCGGGTTGCTCGGGTACGAGAGGCTCAGGAGTGGGCTCCCCTCGTACAGCGGCACGATGCTGGCGCCGGCATCGGCCAGCGCCTGCACCTTGGCCGCGTCTGCCGGGTCGGGCTCGGGCAGAGGCTGCGGCTCTGCCGCAGCGGCCTCGTCGTGCTCCTTCATCGGCTCTGGGGTCGCCGCGGCAGAGGTCAGCACGGCCCCCTCTTCGATCCACTGCTTGATCAGCTCGATCTGCTCCTTGGGCAGCGGGTCGCCCCCCTTGGGCATCAGCAGCTTGTCGCCCGGCTCGAGGATGAGCCGGTCGTAGACGCCGCTCGACTCGGCGTCGCCTTGGAGGATCAGCCCGTCCTCGATCACGGCCGCCAGGCCGTCGGTGTGCAGGGCGAGGTCGCCCAGCTGCCGCTTCTCGCCGTGGCACTTGGTGCAGCTCGCTGCGAAGATTGGCTTGATCTGGGTGGCGTAGTCCACCGACTCGGCGCTCGCCGGAAGCGTAGCGAACAACACCGACGCGAAACACAACACACGGGGGCTTCTCATGAGGAGCAACGCTGCTAACGGAGTGGGGGCGGGACCAAGCACCTTATTGTACCCAGAGCCGCCGCCGCCAGTCGAGCATCCCGGCGCCGGGCAGACACGCCCATTTTCGCGGGAATCAGCGTGATTTTTCCGTCCAAAAAGTTTGTTTCGCCATTGCCGCCAAGCCGCCGCACAGCGGACGACGCCGTGGTATGCTGCCCCCAAGCCACGCCCCGCTCGGTTTAGGCGGAGCCTGGCGCGTGATCGATTCTTACTCAGCATGTGAGGCGTTCGATGACCAATCCCATTTGGGCAGCTAGGCTGCTGTTGCTCGCCGCGGTAGTCTGCCACGCCGGCGCCAGTGTCTGCCCGGCCCGCACCTGGCAGGACAGCGTCGCCCGCACCATTCCCGGCGTGCCCGAACTCGGCGCCGACGGCGCCCCGATCGGCTACCTCGAAGAGCCGATGGGCTACCGCTACTTCCTGCCGCAGGACTACGACCCGAGCCAGGAGTACCCGCTGGTGCTGTTCCTGCACGGCTCGGGCGAGTCCGGGACGAACAACACGTCGCACGTGTCGATCCATATCGAGAATTTGATCGAGCAGACCTACGCCAACTACCCGGCGATCTTGGTCGCCCCTCAGCTCAATCGTTCGGTCGGCTTCTCTCCGTACAGCTCGGTAGACCGGACCGATGAAGTGCTCGACGCCGTGATTTCGGAACTGCCAGTCGACGAGCAGCGACTCTACATCACGGGCCTGTCGATGGGGGGCTTCGGGACGATGAACTACCTGCACTACTACAACGGCTACCAACTCGGTGGCGACCGGCGGTTTGCAGCGGCCGCCGCGATCGCGGGCTCAACGGTCGACTTCGCGGTCGCCGACGCCCTCAGCGAAACTCCGATCTGGCTGGTCCACGGCAGCAGCGACCCGGTCGTTTCCGTGAGCTACTCACGCGAGTCATTCAACACGCTGATCGGCGCCGAGCCAGACGCCACGATTGATTTCACAGGCGGGGGACGCACGGGCCGCTTCGCCGAGAGCGGCTCCACCCGCTACCTCGAGTACCCGGGGGTCACCCACAACTCTTGGAGCCGCTTCTACGGCTCGAACGATTTCTACGACTGGATGTTCTCGCAGTCGCTGGTCCCCGAACCCACCTCGCTGGCGTCGGGCGTGCTCGGCCTGGTGTTGCTTGGGTCGACGTCCCGTCGGCGTTGTCAAAACTCGGTTGTCGACTAGAGTGCTCGGGCGAGTTCGGCCACAGACGGTCGACCACGAACGGTTAGCTTGAGGAGGGTGAGCAACGGCATGCAAGAATGGGATGTGATTATCGTCGGCGCCGGCATCGCCGGGCTGACCTGCGCCGAGGAGCTCTGCTTCAAGAAGCTGAACGTGCTGGTGGTCGAGGCCGCCGAGACGCCGGGCGGCCGCATCGCCACCGATGACCACGATGGATTCCTGCTCGACCGCGGCTTCCAGGTGCTGCTCACCAGCTACCCCGAGACCCGCCGCCGGCTCGACTACACCCAGCTGAACCTGTGCCGCTTCGAGCCCGGCGCCCTGATCTGGCGCGACGGCGAGTTCCATCGTTTCACCGACCCGTGGCGGCGCCCAAAGCGGCTGGTTTCCACCGCCCTGTCGCCGGTCGCCACGCTGTCGGACAAGCTGCGGGTGGCAAAGTTCCGCCGCAGCGTCACCTCGCCGGACCTCGAGCAGCTCTACGAAAGGCCCGAAACCACCACGATCGAGATGCTGCAGCAGCGGGGCTTCTCGTCGACGATTATTGAGCGGTTCTTCCGCCCGTTCCTCGGCGGCGTGTTCCTGGACCACGAACTTCAAACCTCGAGCCGGCTGTGCGAGTTCGTGTTCCGGATGTTCTCTACCGGGGACGCCGCGATCCCCGCAGCCGGCATGCGGTCGATCCCACAACAGCTGGCAGATCGGCTGCCGCCGGGCGCGCTGCGGCTGAACTCGCCCGTCAACTCTGTCGGGAAGGGGATGGTCGAGCTCGCTTCCGGCGAGCGGCTAGCAGCCAAGCAGGTGGTCGTGGCAACCGAGGCCCCGGCGGCGGCCCGACTGATCGGCCAACCTTCGGCTGGTGAGCCATTGGCAGGCGAAGCCAACCGCGTGGCCTGCCTGTACTTCGCGGCCGACAAGCCGCCGGTTAAGGAGCCGATCCTGGTGCTCAACGGCGAGGGCCAGGGCCCAGTGAACAACCTGTGCGTGCCGAGCCAGGTGGCGGTGGGCTACGCCCCACGCGGCCAGTCGCTGATCTCTGTCACGGCGCTCGAGTGGGACAATCTGGACGACCTCCAAGCCGCGGTGCTCGAGCAGCTCCACGGCTGGTTCGGGCAGGCTGTCGACTCCTGGCGGCACCTCCGCACGTACCCCATCGAGTACGCCCTGCCCCGCCAAACCCCGCCGGCCCTCTCGCCAGTACAGAAGAGCCCCCGCACCACGAATGGCGTGCACACCTGCGGCGACTACTGCGACACGGCTTCAATCAACGGCGCGATGGCGTCGGGGCGGTTGACGGCCGAGGCTGTTGCAGGGGAGATGGGGTAGGGTTTCCGCAGGCCAGTGCGCGGCGCTTTGAAGCTCTTACTGCCGCGCCTAAGAGCGGCCGCCCCCTGCGAGGATCCGCTTGCGAAGGGCCCGTCGCTTGGTAATCGGCACGCCGCCCATCACAAAGGCGTACCGCCGATCAGGAGCGAGCAGCACGGCGAGCCGGGCGTTGACCTCACCAAGCGTCATCGCCAACAGCCCCGCGATGTAGTCCTGCGCGATCGGCAACCTGGTCAGCTCGGGTCGCAGGTGCTCGTAGGCGAGCCAATTGGCCGCGTACCCAGGCCACTCAAAGCACCGCTCTACCTGGCGTATCAGACGACGTTTGATCCGTTCGAGGGAATCTTCTGTTGGACCACTCCGCAGCGCATCCGCCTGCGAGAGAACAACCTCGACCGCCCGCAGCACGTCGCGAGCGGGGACAATAGCCACGCTCCGCACCCCGGAGTCCTCGTTCGAGTCCCACGGTGCCGCGTCGACGTGGTAGGCCATAGCGGCCTCGGTCCGCAGGGCGCCAAACAGCCCACTCTTTGGCCCGCCACTCAGGGCGCAAGCCGCGATGTCAGCGGCGAGCCGGTCGGCGATCGCCAACTCCGGCGCGATCCACCACACATCGATCCTCGCGTACGCCCCGCCCTGCACCATAACGCGGCCCACCGGCGCTGTTGGCAACTCGGTGCGCCCCGCTAGCAGCGGCGTCGCGTCCTCCAGCGGTCGGGACGCCAGCGTGGAGGCGAACCGCTCGATCAGTTCACCGCGCGGCTGGGGTCCTGCCAACGCCAACGACGCTCGCTGCGGAGCGAAGTGCTCGCGGCGGTACCGCTCGACCACCGCCGGCGTCAGCCTGCCGAACCTCCGGACTTCGGCCCGGACGTTCGCACGCCAGTTCACCGCGCCGAGCACCCGGAGCTGCTCCTTGGTCAGCGAACCAAACCCCTCCGCGGCGTCGCCGGCGCCGGCCCGCAGCTCGTGCCCGCAGATTTTCGCCTCGGCCGCTAACGCCGTAGCGTCGACCGCTTCCGGGCAGACCATTCCAGCCAGGCACGCCAAGGCGGAATCGGTCAGGTCTCGGTGGCAGGAAATCGCGTAGTGGGTCGTTTCGAACCCAACCTCGCCGTTGACGGCACCCCCTTCGGTCAGGATCTCCTCGACCAGGGCGGCGTTCTGCCCCCCAAAGGCTAGGTGCTCGCACAGGTGGGTCAGCCCCAGCTCCGCCTTGGACTCCGACCGCCGCCCGACCCCGTAGACTAACGCGGCCGCCAGCGTCGGCGACTCCGGACGTTGCACCGCCGAGACGGTGAGCCCACACGGCAGGATGCTGGCGGCGATGTGGGGATGGGTTTCGGGCAAGGCGGACCTCGGAGGGGAGGCAGTTGAGTAGTTCGTGGTCTCGGCCGCGGGCGATTCCCCTGGTCACGGCCGACCCCCCGGCGACGGCCGAGCCCTACGGAGCAGGTCGAGGATCTCGCCCTGGATCGCATTGACCTCGTCGCGGAGCACGTCGGCGGCCGCGCCCGTCAGCCCGCCCCGCAGGAACGCGGCGCCGCGGAGCGCCCGCTTCAATTGCACAACGATCAGGCCGCGCTCGTCCTGGTCGAGTTCGTATGGGGGAGGAAGCGACAACGCCTGCGCCAGACCGCCGCAAACCTCGGCGGCGTGCCGCAGCAGGTCGGGGGCGACGCCGTCGCCGCTAGGCGGCTCATCCGTCAGGCGGAGCAGCAATTCCGTGGCCCGTTCGAGCAGCGGGTCGCGCGGCTTGTGTTTCACGCGATCTCCCCGCCACGACCCATCATCAACCGAATCTTCTCCGCCCGGACTGTCGAACGACGCGTCATCGGTCGATCTTGACCGAACTGAGCTCGGCGGATTGTCAAATGCCGATTCGACCGCGTCCTCCACCGAGTCGCCCTCGAGCAGCGACTCCTCGATCTGACGCTGCAGCCGCAGGGCGTTGGCCTCGCTCTGCCGGCGGAGCTCGTCCCAGCGGCTTTCGACGTCTGGCCAATTCGCGAATTGACCGTCGTCGGGCGACGCGGAATCGCTCTGATCCTCCTACCGCCAGGCCCGGTGGACCAGTTCCGCCACGCGTTCAACCCGCTTGGCGACAATCGCCGGGTCCTCGCGGGCCTCGCTGCTGAGCGGGTGGTCGTCGAGCTTCTGAGCGAAGGCCTCGATCGCCCGGGTGGTGCGGTCCATCAGCTCGGCCAGCCGCACTGGGTCGCGGTGGTCCCAGTACTCGGCCTCGTCGTTCACCGTGAGGTTGGGGGCAAAGTGCTCTTTGACGCCAGCCAGGATCTCAATGATCGCAACGTGGCCCAGCGGCGTGCCGTACTGCGTTTTGACGAAGCAGGTCCGCTGCTCGGTCGCTTGCGACTTCTCGCCTAGGGCCCATAGCGGCGTGATCCACCCGTCGGGCGAGAACAGGAGCGACATCGTCTCTTGCCCGGGCTCGACATTCAGCAGCAGCCCGCGGTAGTACTGCCCCGGCTCTTCCGCGGGGAGCCGGAGGAGTTCGACCTGACCGCCAAGTCCGAGGACCAGGTCGATGACAATGTCCTCGAGCGACTCCAGGCGAGTTGGGTCGGCCAGCTGGCCTCGGTAATGGATAGTGACGCCCATAGCGTATAGCCTACCCGGGTTCTCGACCGTCTGCCCTTCGTCTGACTGTTGACCGGCAAAGAAACGCCGGCGGAATCAGGTGGAGGCCTTCCGATTCACTTCTTGCCCCGCCGGAGTTCGTTGGCGATCCCCGTCAAAGACCCCGCGGCGGTGGAAGTAGACCTGGCTGGCAGCCATCCGCATGGGGCGAGTCGCCAGCAGGAGATTGAACGCGGCGTCCGACTGGAAGTGGTCGAACAGGAACCGGAGGAGTCGTTTCGTGCGAAACCGTGGGTAGGTGGCCGGGAACCAGCCGCCGGGGTCCTCGCAACGCCCCGACAGAAAATCGGCGACCGCGTGCCCCGCGGCCAGTCCGTGCTTGAGCGCGGTGTGGATGCCGCCCGCAGTCACCGGCGAAACAAGGCCGGCCGCGTCGCCCACCAGCAACGCCCGCTCGGTTGCCGTCGGGCGGACAACCCCTCCACAGGGGATGGCGCCGGCCCGGATTGAGGAAGGGGTAGCGTCTCGCACATCGACCACCGACGCTATTTTTTCGAGAAAGCGTTCCATCACGCGTTTCAGGGCTTCGGGGTCGGGACGCATCCGACGGGCGAGGCCTATCTGTGTGACTCCGACCCCCGGGACCAACCATCCGATGTAGCCAGGCGCCAGCTTCCGGTCGAGAAAACAGTGCAGGCGATCGCTCTGCTCAACCTCCAAGCCGCGGTACTCGTACTCCACCCCACCGAGAAACGATCGGTTTCTGCCGAGCTGCAATTCTCTCGCGACTACCGAGTTCGGCCCGTCGGCGCCGATGAGATAACGGGTAGCCCCAAGCCCCGGCAGCGCAAAACCGCCGCGGTTGCGGCTGGCAGTGGTAAAGGGCGTCGAACAGCAGACTTCTACGCCCGCGCGACGGGCCTGCTCAGCGAGCCATCGAAGGACTTTCGGCGTGTCGGTCGCCAAGAAGTAGTAGCCGGGCGCCTCGAGATCGAGGTGCCGAAGATTCGGGGCGAAGAGCCGCACCCCGGGCACCGCCCGCACACTGTCGAGGGGCAGCTGGTCGAGCATCGCAATCTGATCGACCGCGTCCTTAACAATGATGCCCGTGGTGTGCAGCTTTTCGCCAGGGTCCGCCTTCCGCTCGAGCACCCGGACGCGGAAACCTTTTTTCGCGAGGGCGGTCGCGCAGGCGAGACCCGCGAAGCTGGCGCCGACAATGGTGCAGTCGGCTGGGTCTTGGCCTTGTCCTTCGGGCATTGCGCCGCGTCCGTTTTGAGGCAACGAGTCGGAACCGCTATTTCGGTTCTACGCACCGCCACGGCAGAAGGTGCGCGCGCCCACGACTAGACCGGACGCCGCCTACCGCCAGACTCGGTCCGCTAGTGATGGCACCTTCTTGCGGAACGCCTCAACGAGCCCGAGGTCGATCTCGGCGGCGATCATCTCTTCGCCCGCGCCCGCTTCGGCCAGAAGCTCGCCCATGGGCGAGATGATGCGGCTATTCCCTAGAAACTTGAACGGTCCGTCACTCCCCGCCCGGTTGGCGGCCACCAAAAAAGCCTGGTTTTCGATCGCGCGGGCGCGGGAGAGGTAGTCCCAGTGGGTAGGCCTAACGCTGGGCCACGCCGCGACATTGATCCAGATCTGAGATCCGGCCGCGGCGGGGCGGCGGTACAGCTCCGGGAACCTCAGGTCGTAGCAGATCGAGAGCCCCCAATCGACGCCCTCGTACCGAACGCCCGACGCCTCGCTGCCGGGCGCGCAGTGCACTGCTTCGCTGGCGGGGGGCGGCGAGTAGAGGTGGACCTTCCGGTACTTGCCTACCAGCTGCCCGTCGGCTGTGATGAACGCCAGCGAATTGTAGATCGAATACCCGTCGCGTTCGGAGAGCCCGGCGACAACGGCGACCGACTGGTCGGCAGCCGCCGCGGAGAGTTGGTCGATGGCTGGACCGGGCCAGGTCTGCGCGGACTCGTGGAATTTCTCTGGTAGGTAGCCGGTGTCGCTCATCTCGGGGAACACGACGGCGTCGCATTCCTGCCGGCGGGCCTGCCGGACGAAATCGCCCATGCGGTCGACGTTTTCACTCGGGCTGCCTGGCCGGCACTCGAGTTGTGCGATGGCGATCTTCATCGGTGGGTAGCTGCTCTAGATGACAGTGCGACAAGCTACCAGTATGGAACGATTAGCGCACAAAAAAACCCTTCTGGGACGAATCCCAGAAGGGTTAAAAAAACCTGGCGATACCTACTTTCGCACTGGTAGGCACTATCATCGGCTCTGGAAGCTTAACTACTGTGTTCGGAATGGGAACAGGTGTTTCCGTCCAGATATGGTCGCCAGAAAAAACCTAGGGGGCGGCGAAGCCCGCCTAGGCTTAATTTGGTATTGCAAGAGTGGCGCCCGCGGAACGGGTTGTTCCGCGGCTCCTAGACTCAAGAGCTTTGGATAAATGTAGCCAAGCGTTCGTCCATTAGTACCGGTTAGCTGAACGTATTACTACGCTTACACATCCGGCCTATCAACCTGGTCGTCTTCCAGGGGACTTTCGGGCATTGCCCAACGAGACCTAATCTTGGAGCGGGCTTCACGCTTAGATGCCTTCAGCGTTTATCCTTTCCGTCCTTAGCTATCCAGCCGTGCCGCTAGCGCGACAACTGGTACACCAGAGGGACGTCCATCCAAATCCTCTCGTACTAAAGATGAACCTCCTCAAGTCTCGTACGCCCACAGTAGATAGGGACCGACCTGTCTCACGACGGTCTGAACCCAGCTCACGTACCACTTTCATTGGCGAACAGCCAAACCCTTGGGAGCTTCTTCACCCCCAGGATGTGATGAGCCGACATCGAGGTGCCAAACCGCTCCGCCGCTATGGACGCTCGGGAGCGATAAGCCTGTTATCCCCGGAGTACCTTTTATCTGTTGAGCGATGGCCCTTCCATTCGGGACCACCGGATCACTAAGCCCTACTTTCGTACCTGTTCGACTGATAAGTCTCACAGTTTAGCACCCTTCTACCTTTACGCTCGATGCGTGATTGCCAACCACGCTGAGGGTACCTATTGGGCTCCTCCGTTACTCTTTGGGAGGAGACCGCCCCAGTCAAACTGCCCAACTGACACTGTCCGTTGCCTGGCTTCACAGGAATCAACGTTAGAACTAAGCCATGAACAGGGTGGTATTTCACCAACGGCTCCCCCCGATCTAGCGACCGGGGATCAACGCCTCCCACCTATCCTACACAGTACATAGCACAGCCCAATATCAGCCTACAGTAAAGGTTCACGGGGTCTTTCCGTCTAGCTGCGGGAACGTGGCATCTTCACCACGACTACAATTTCACCGGGTCACTGGTTGAGACAGTATTCCTCTCGTTACGCCTTTCATGCAGGTCGGAACTTACCCGACAAGGAACTTCGCTACCTTAGGACCGTCATAGTTACGGCCGCCGTTTACTGGGGCTTCGGTCGAAGGCTTCGTTCTAATGAACTAACTTCCTACCTTAACCTACCAGCACCGGGCAGGCGTCAGTCTCTATACGTCCACTTACGTGTTAGCAGAGACCTGTGTTTTTGATAAACAGTCGGAGGAACCGATTTACTGTGGCCAGCCGAAGCTGGCATCCCTTATCGCGAACTTACGGGATCATTTTGCAGAGTTCCTTAACCAGTGTTCTCCCGAGCGCCTTAGACTACTCGTCTCGCCTACCTGTGTCAGTTTTAGTACGGTCGCCGTGCTTCAACCCTTGTGAGCTTTTCTTGGACGTCTTTCAGATGACATACCCAACGTAAACGGGGTTAGCCTTGCGGCCAGGCACATTTCTAATCGTGCCCTCACCATCGGGACGCCGTCCCTCACTTAGTCCACACGAGCGGCGCAGGAATATTAACCTGCTGTCCATC containing:
- a CDS encoding c-type cytochrome domain-containing protein, with the translated sequence MRSPRVLCFASVLFATLPASAESVDYATQIKPIFAASCTKCHGEKRQLGDLALHTDGLAAVIEDGLILQGDAESSGVYDRLILEPGDKLLMPKGGDPLPKEQIELIKQWIEEGAVLTSAAATPEPMKEHDEAAAAEPQPLPEPDPADAAKVQALADAGASIVPLYEGSPLLSLSYPSNPQQVTDESLDAIVAIAPNVAWLSLGGTAVTDAGVAKLAACQNLTRLHLEKTAVTDASADALASLQRLEYLNLYGTEVTDATLAKVGKLPALQRLYVWQAPVSYEAAKQLMAENSTLEINLGWDHPGVVRDRLKAELEQVAARKNEATEQAKTLETQLADAKQQLEASTTREAELKKELEALDKPAGTDDPADKPAEEQEPAEADKPADA
- a CDS encoding alpha/beta hydrolase-fold protein yields the protein MTNPIWAARLLLLAAVVCHAGASVCPARTWQDSVARTIPGVPELGADGAPIGYLEEPMGYRYFLPQDYDPSQEYPLVLFLHGSGESGTNNTSHVSIHIENLIEQTYANYPAILVAPQLNRSVGFSPYSSVDRTDEVLDAVISELPVDEQRLYITGLSMGGFGTMNYLHYYNGYQLGGDRRFAAAAAIAGSTVDFAVADALSETPIWLVHGSSDPVVSVSYSRESFNTLIGAEPDATIDFTGGGRTGRFAESGSTRYLEYPGVTHNSWSRFYGSNDFYDWMFSQSLVPEPTSLASGVLGLVLLGSTSRRRCQNSVVD
- a CDS encoding protoporphyrinogen/coproporphyrinogen oxidase; translation: MQEWDVIIVGAGIAGLTCAEELCFKKLNVLVVEAAETPGGRIATDDHDGFLLDRGFQVLLTSYPETRRRLDYTQLNLCRFEPGALIWRDGEFHRFTDPWRRPKRLVSTALSPVATLSDKLRVAKFRRSVTSPDLEQLYERPETTTIEMLQQRGFSSTIIERFFRPFLGGVFLDHELQTSSRLCEFVFRMFSTGDAAIPAAGMRSIPQQLADRLPPGALRLNSPVNSVGKGMVELASGERLAAKQVVVATEAPAAARLIGQPSAGEPLAGEANRVACLYFAADKPPVKEPILVLNGEGQGPVNNLCVPSQVAVGYAPRGQSLISVTALEWDNLDDLQAAVLEQLHGWFGQAVDSWRHLRTYPIEYALPRQTPPALSPVQKSPRTTNGVHTCGDYCDTASINGAMASGRLTAEAVAGEMG
- a CDS encoding M16 family metallopeptidase produces the protein MPETHPHIAASILPCGLTVSAVQRPESPTLAAALVYGVGRRSESKAELGLTHLCEHLAFGGQNAALVEEILTEGGAVNGEVGFETTHYAISCHRDLTDSALACLAGMVCPEAVDATALAAEAKICGHELRAGAGDAAEGFGSLTKEQLRVLGAVNWRANVRAEVRRFGRLTPAVVERYRREHFAPQRASLALAGPQPRGELIERFASTLASRPLEDATPLLAGRTELPTAPVGRVMVQGGAYARIDVWWIAPELAIADRLAADIAACALSGGPKSGLFGALRTEAAMAYHVDAAPWDSNEDSGVRSVAIVPARDVLRAVEVVLSQADALRSGPTEDSLERIKRRLIRQVERCFEWPGYAANWLAYEHLRPELTRLPIAQDYIAGLLAMTLGEVNARLAVLLAPDRRYAFVMGGVPITKRRALRKRILAGGGRS
- a CDS encoding NAD(P)/FAD-dependent oxidoreductase is translated as MPEGQGQDPADCTIVGASFAGLACATALAKKGFRVRVLERKADPGEKLHTTGIIVKDAVDQIAMLDQLPLDSVRAVPGVRLFAPNLRHLDLEAPGYYFLATDTPKVLRWLAEQARRAGVEVCCSTPFTTASRNRGGFALPGLGATRYLIGADGPNSVVARELQLGRNRSFLGGVEYEYRGLEVEQSDRLHCFLDRKLAPGYIGWLVPGVGVTQIGLARRMRPDPEALKRVMERFLEKIASVVDVRDATPSSIRAGAIPCGGVVRPTATERALLVGDAAGLVSPVTAGGIHTALKHGLAAGHAVADFLSGRCEDPGGWFPATYPRFRTKRLLRFLFDHFQSDAAFNLLLATRPMRMAASQVYFHRRGVFDGDRQRTPAGQEVNRKAST
- a CDS encoding nitrilase-related carbon-nitrogen hydrolase — its product is MKIAIAQLECRPGSPSENVDRMGDFVRQARRQECDAVVFPEMSDTGYLPEKFHESAQTWPGPAIDQLSAAAADQSVAVVAGLSERDGYSIYNSLAFITADGQLVGKYRKVHLYSPPPASEAVHCAPGSEASGVRYEGVDWGLSICYDLRFPELYRRPAAAGSQIWINVAAWPSVRPTHWDYLSRARAIENQAFLVAANRAGSDGPFKFLGNSRIISPMGELLAEAGAGEEMIAAEIDLGLVEAFRKKVPSLADRVWR